The following is a genomic window from Rhodomicrobium lacus.
TGATCGCCGCGCTTCACAGCCTCAACCGTCTTTCGGGCGATAGCGAACTCATTGTGCTGTCGGCGGCAGGCTCGTCGGTCTGGCGGTTGCTCTCGCCCTATCTGTTCCTCGCGGTCGTGGTGTCTATGTGTGTGCTGACGGCGAATCTGTTCGTGCTGCCGAAGGCGGCGCGGCTTCTCGGCGATACGGTGTCGCAAGTACGCGCCGATGTGCTTTCGCAGGTGATCCAGCCGGGCGAGTTCTCCGACCTCGAACCGGGCCTGACCTTCCACATGCGCGCAAAGAGCGACGACGGGGAGCTTCTGGGCGTCGTCGTGCGCGACGAGCGCGATCCGAAGTCGGTGACGACCGTCATCGCGGAGCGCGGCCAGATCCTTCAGGATGAAGGGCGGGCGTCCATGATGCTCCACGACGGCAAGATCATTCGCCAGCAGGCCGGTAAGACTGCCGCGCAGATCGTGGATTTCACGAGCTACGGCTTCGACATCGGCGACTTTTCCGCGAAACAAGGCGTTCGCGAACGAAAGCCGCGAGAGCGCGATATCGGCGAGCTTCTTTACCCTGACAAGGAAAGCGCCGCCTATACGAACAACAAGGGAGCGTTCCGCTCTGAAATCCACGAGCGCTTTTCCGGTGCGATCTATCCGATCGCCTTCGCCATTATCGCCGTGCTGTATCTGGGGCGCCCGAAGACCACGCGCGAGGGCCGCGCGGGCAATCTTTTCACGGCCTTCGCGCTCGGTGCCGCCATCCGCATCGTCGGG
Proteins encoded in this region:
- the lptF gene encoding LPS export ABC transporter permease LptF, translated to MLISRYIFRQTASALIMILVSLTLIVWLTSLLREIKLLTAQGQTFLLFLQITALAIPNLIVTVAPVAFLIAALHSLNRLSGDSELIVLSAAGSSVWRLLSPYLFLAVVVSMCVLTANLFVLPKAARLLGDTVSQVRADVLSQVIQPGEFSDLEPGLTFHMRAKSDDGELLGVVVRDERDPKSVTTVIAERGQILQDEGRASMMLHDGKIIRQQAGKTAAQIVDFTSYGFDIGDFSAKQGVRERKPRERDIGELLYPDKESAAYTNNKGAFRSEIHERFSGAIYPIAFAIIAVLYLGRPKTTREGRAGNLFTAFALGAAIRIVGIAGVNIVGKKAWALGLIYGIPVAVIAGGLVMLRFDIGAPVIALPSLRLPSFLKRGGSAPAASAS